The proteins below come from a single Malus domestica chromosome 03, GDT2T_hap1 genomic window:
- the LOC108172470 gene encoding uncharacterized protein, which translates to MSGYGGSEVRTPIFSSENYEFWRIKMKKKKVEGSSEDEIDEEMATVLMKNARALGIIQNAVFDQIFPRIANAETTKMAWDLLYGEYHGGDQVRSVKLQNLRCEFEYARMCDNEPLSGYLTRLNEFINQMKTFGEILPNERFVQKVLISLSNPYDHICLVIENTKCLETVELQEVVAILKSQEQQFDLHTVDTIERVFASLSKNSKEQNKSSAHSGPSIVQKNWNPKGKKWESKSKFQQKPFENTYQNVNSTQPMSQEVTKPQCKVCSKYHFGKVQMPIGDLANVAGIGSLVIDTSKGRKYVREMMNLLGLKENLLSVG; encoded by the exons ATGTCTGGATATGGAGGCTCGGAAGTGAgaactccaattttctccagtgagaactacgagttctgGAGAATTAAGATG aagaaaaagaaggttgAAGGATCATCGGAGGATGAAATCGATGAAGAAATGGCTACTGTGTTGATGAAGAACGCAAGGGCCCTGGGAATTATCCAAAATGCagtatttgatcaaattttcccTCGAATCGCCAACGCTGAAACGACAAAGATGGCATGGGATCTATTGTATGGAGAGTACCATGGTGGTGATCAGGTTAGATCAGTAAAACTTCAAAACCTTAGGTGTGAGTTTGAATATGCTAGAATGTGTGATAATGAGCCTTTATCTGGGTATCTTACAAGACTAAATGAGTtcattaatcaaatgaaaacatTTGGTGAAATTCTCCCTAATGAGAGATTTGTGCAGAAGGTTTTGATTAGTCTTAGTAACCCATATGATCATATATGTTTGGTTATTGAGAATACAAAATGCTTAGAGACTGTAGAATTGCAGGAGGTTGTTGCAATCTTAAAGAGCCAAGAACAACAGTTCGATTTGCACACTGTTGATACAATTGAGAGAGTTTTTGCCTCACTCTCTAAGAATTCAAAAGAGCAAAACAAAAGCAGTGCTCATTCTGGTCCATCCATAGTTCAGAAAAATTGGAATCCCAAGGGTAAGAAGTGGGAATCAAAATCCAAGTTTCAACAGAAACCTTTTGAGAATACTTATCAAAATGTGAATTCAACTCAACCAATGAGTCAAGAGGTTACCAAACCTCAATGCAAGGTGTGCTCTAAGTACCACTTTG GAAAAGTTCAAATGCCAATTGGAGATCTTGCTAATGTTGCTGGAATAGGTTCTTTGGTCATTGACACAAGCAAGGGGAGAAAGTATGTTagagaaatgatgaacctccttggtttaaaagaaaatttgctCAGTGTTGGTTAA